The following nucleotide sequence is from Mangifera indica cultivar Alphonso chromosome 1, CATAS_Mindica_2.1, whole genome shotgun sequence.
TCTGCTCAACTTATCTTTTCCCTCACCCTAGCCTTCCTCGTCTCCGGTATACATcacatttcatttctttattacagttcatatatatatttatgtagttGATGAGAGTATATATGTACTGATGCATATTTTGATTGGTTTACTTGCAGGTGCTCACTTAGCAACAGTGTCCATCACAAACAATTGCCCATATACCGTTTGGCCTGGGACTCTTGCCAACGCTAACCAGCCTCAATTAGCAGAAACGGGATTTGAGTTACCCTCCAAAGGAACAAAGACCCTCAACATCCCGGCTCGATGGCAAGGCCGTTTCTGGGCCCGAACCCAGTGCTCTGGCAGCTTCACTTGCGCCACTGCAGACTGCGGCTCAGGCCAAGTCGCATGCAATGGTAAAAGCGCAGTCCCACCGGCATCACTGATGGAAATAACGTTCCAGTCAGACGACGGACAGGATTACTACAATCTTAGTCTGGTGGATGGTTTTAACATTCCTCTTGCAGTTGCCCCACAAAATGGCGCTGGGCCGAAATGTGTCACAGCTTCCTGCTCAGCCAATGTGAACGCGGCTTGCCCAGCGGAGCTGCAATTGAAAGGAAGCGATGGGAGTGTGATTGGTTGCAAGAGCGCATGTGAACAATTTAAAGACCCGAAATACTGCTGCACTGGAGCTTATGCAGAAAATTGCCCGCCGACCAACTACGCTACCTTTTTCAAGAACCAATGCCCCCAAGCTTATAGTTATCCTAAAGATGACGCGAGTAGCGTTTTTGCTTGCACTTCTGGAGCTAACTACGCCATTACTTTCTGCCCATGAGGATGAGGGAGACCCTGAAACTCCTTGATATTATATACTAGAAAACTTATGTACGACAAAATAAAACTCAGTGCTGTTCTGGACTATCCGGATAATTTTCTTTCGAGAATTATTGTTATATGTAATAACTGAggaagaaataataaataattctcaTTATACTTTACATTTATGTCCATGTTTGTGCTTTTGCTCCTGTCTTGTCAATGGCCGATGGCATTGACAAGATTGCCcaactgaaaaaaaaacatgaatgTCAAAAATAATGTATATTGACGAGACTGACCTGTTCTATATGTGTATTAATTGTCCTCTTTCAAATTATCCTTCTCAAAtgtaaatatatcaataaaccCCCAATTATAAATGCAAGGAGGCAACTAGTTATATTCTAAGTAACTTTCTGTCCAAGTTGATTTCTCACTTtagatttatttgtttcaatatTTCATATGATTTCAGTCCGGGTTATTTGAATCTAATGGCCTAAATTGTATACGCGAAGTATACTTTCTTTGAATTGAAATATAAGTATTATTCGTTCTATTTGAAAAGTAAACTGAGTAATAAATTAGATTGTAAAAAAAGTCTTGTTTctgcagattttttttttttttatgttttttggaattttttctgAATGTAAAATGTGATTTTAGAAGAGGCACATGAAGATcattatgagtaaaattatcatactAAATGCTTCAAGAACTTGGGATAATTTTGAAACTGTGTGAATGTGGATGTTATCAGCCAATAGCTGTTGAGAGAGAGCCATAGTTAATTTCGTTAATAGCTTAGGATGAGCTGTAGCTTAACAAAACCGCATCAAAAAGGCAGAGAAAGGAGGAGAGAGATCGAAGGTAACCGAGGTTATttacaatttgataattttgatttgggaaaatttttttaaactttcttcCAATCTCTCTGAAGATTTTCACACCTAAAGCAATGGCGAAGAAGACAACCCACATGAACAAGAGGCAGAAACTGAAAGAGATTGATAACATACCAAAATATTCTCATCAACCCAGAAGCCCTGCACCCAAACGTCGTCGTACTGACTTCTCTGTCTTCTCCAATTCTTCTTCTCTCTGCAATTCAGGTCTCTCTCTCcctattttaattgaatatggTTTAATTTCATTGGAATTGGCTTAGCCTTTCTTCAAATGTGTGTTGCTTTTGTTATGGATTTTTCGTTCGTTtctttttttgtgattttgtaaCATTGATGATTTATTACCCATCATTCAGTTTTCTCCAATATTAAAGTGCAATAATGTAGTAGCTCATTAATTTTCTGCTTTAGGTGACTGATTACAAAGGCTATGCGGTTCGGTTGAAACCCCAACCTACATTGTGATCTGATAAATTTTCTTAGTTTCATTGAACTAGAATTGTACTTCACTAGGTATAGAAAGATATGGCTGAGATACAATGAAACTTAAATAGAGTTGATTGGTAATTTTACATTGAAattatgttgtttattttgataagTGGGCAAAATAActtatcaaaataaacaacgGCTAGCCATGAAGAATGAGCTTTTGATGCACTTTTCTTAATGTCATTTGATGTAAGGTTTGTTCAAGTATGCGAATCTgacacacttttttttttttttttttttttgcatcttTGCACAATTTATGAATAGGTTACTTACTGGGGCAATCCTCAGTTCAAGATGGATTGTCCTGTGCTACCATAAGCAGTTCAGCTGATGGGCAGGATAATAGGAAAATGATGCTTGAGCTCTCTTCGGCTCGCTCCTGCAAATCCCAGGGTCAAGgagataaattattttctaaattctaTAAAGCTCCAGCAATGGAAGCAGAATCAGTTGTCCATGATGCAGTAATTGACCTTTGTGGTGACAGGTTTGTTGAGTTGCTATTATGTACTGAGACCTTGCCATGCAGGATGTTGTCAGTTTGAGTCCTTTTTTTCTCAAGTATTTACCTTTTATTTCTCTATGATATGTAGGAAACTTGGCAAAGAAATAAAGGATAATGAAGAGATATTGGATATTTCCCCAAAGAGAACACAAGTTCTAGAAAAAATTGGAGTTTGCTTAACTCCTGGAAAAGTGGTATGGGCTAAAACAGCTTGCCAGATGTGGTGGCCTGCTGAAGTAGGTTACTCTTTTCTTGTTGCACCTCAGTATGAACTCGGAATTATTTATGTTCATTTCTATTTTGACAATATTTATATtcctttttaaaaatgatataatgtGCTAACCCTTGAAGCCTTGCTCTTAAAGTTAGTTGCATAAACATCTTAAAAATTAGACATTAAGGAGGACTGAGATATTGCTTTGATTTTTCTCAAATGTGGACTCAAAGTGAAGATCTCTTTATTACGAGTGTTAATTCGATATTAATTACTTGCCTCAATGTTGAGTTGCAATTTCATTGGGGAAGTTCATGTTTAGGTCTGCATCGGAGATCTGACTATGTTCTGCGTAATTTATGGGATCCTTAAAAACTTATTTGACTTTTAAAAGACTTTAATGCATTTGAATGCCGTTTTTGTCATTATTGAtgattaaaattcttgaatCCATCACATGTGAGCATTTTACATGATGGAAAATTCTGTATCAGATCATCAATAGGATCCTGTTTATGTTTTCAGATCATTGAAGAGAAATCTCTTTCTATTAATTCAGCAAATCAAGGGAGTGATGGACATGTTTTGGTACAATTTTATGGGAACTGTCACAGGTAAGATTCCTAAACACTGCTTTTTTTATGTATCTTGAAAATTTCTTGTTCTGGGCATTGTATAAGCTAAAATATTAGTGAATTGCTTTTCAGTGCTTGGGTTGATCCAGCTAGAGATGTTTCAGAGCTTGAGGATGTGAGTATATAGGTTGCATTTGGCTATCCCTAAATATGAAGCCAACTTTGTCCCTTACTAAGCTAATTACATTCAACTTAACAACGGTTTAGATTAGTCACTCCCCCCATTTGTGTCAATGTGTAATATCATCTGCATGATCTTTAATCTTTTCCAGAGCTTTGAAGAAAGGTGCCTCAACTCTTCGGAAAATTTTCAAGATGCTTTAAAACAAGTACTTGCTGATCCCTAATGAAATTGCAATGATAATTCCATGATTACTGCATTTTGCACCATGTCAATTGTACATTTTTTTGTTCTGTTGTATTGTTTGCAGGCCTTGTTACAGAGGAAGGAACATATAAGTTCATGCCGAGAGTTTCTTGCAAGCCCTGATAGGTCCAATCTCTCAGTTCAGCAAGACCAGTTGTCTGGTATGCAGTTTGACTTGATATCTGTGTGATGCTTTCTACCTTAAACTATATCTGAAAAgtaaaaagagtttcagagaGTATCACAAAGTTTAATATGGAAGATAACATCACACTGTTTATAACAGTTTCTTGTTTGcattaatgaattttgtatAACATTACAACTGCTAATTCTACAAGCACCCATTTATATTaccttctttttatttttttcatttttataaaactattctgttaggatcccaagtgcaaggtatgagacttgaatcctatattgaaaagtatgagcaactagtgtggggttatggtcttgggctctcccatctc
It contains:
- the LOC123220325 gene encoding uncharacterized protein LOC123220325 isoform X2, with amino-acid sequence MAKKTTHMNKRQKLKEIDNIPKYSHQPRSPAPKRRRTDFSVFSNSSSLCNSGYLLGQSSVQDGLSCATISSSADGQDNRKMMLELSSARSCKSQGQGDKLFSKFYKAPAMEAESVVHDAVIDLCGDRKLGKEIKDNEEILDISPKRTQVLEKIGVCLTPGKVIIEEKSLSINSANQGSDGHVLVQFYGNCHSAWVDPARDVSELEDSFEERCLNSSENFQDALKQALLQRKEHISSCREFLASPDRSNLSVQQDQLSGKWTSSTSSGLVTNLPKRGKEKRERKPKIHFDEVTFPLKSSRKIRRFKIMRYLGLIAPIGSPFS
- the LOC123220342 gene encoding thaumatin-like protein 1b, giving the protein MAIMSAQLIFSLTLAFLVSGAHLATVSITNNCPYTVWPGTLANANQPQLAETGFELPSKGTKTLNIPARWQGRFWARTQCSGSFTCATADCGSGQVACNGKSAVPPASLMEITFQSDDGQDYYNLSLVDGFNIPLAVAPQNGAGPKCVTASCSANVNAACPAELQLKGSDGSVIGCKSACEQFKDPKYCCTGAYAENCPPTNYATFFKNQCPQAYSYPKDDASSVFACTSGANYAITFCP
- the LOC123220325 gene encoding uncharacterized protein LOC123220325 isoform X1 encodes the protein MAKKTTHMNKRQKLKEIDNIPKYSHQPRSPAPKRRRTDFSVFSNSSSLCNSGYLLGQSSVQDGLSCATISSSADGQDNRKMMLELSSARSCKSQGQGDKLFSKFYKAPAMEAESVVHDAVIDLCGDRKLGKEIKDNEEILDISPKRTQVLEKIGVCLTPGKVVWAKTACQMWWPAEIIEEKSLSINSANQGSDGHVLVQFYGNCHSAWVDPARDVSELEDSFEERCLNSSENFQDALKQALLQRKEHISSCREFLASPDRSNLSVQQDQLSGKWTSSTSSGLVTNLPKRGKEKRERKPKIHFDEVTFPLKSSRKIRRFKIMRYLGLIAPIGSPFS